One genomic window of Quercus lobata isolate SW786 chromosome 9, ValleyOak3.0 Primary Assembly, whole genome shotgun sequence includes the following:
- the LOC115962034 gene encoding uncharacterized protein LOC115962034, producing the protein MAHESQEADDKMWPPHVEHIFIEIMLEEQLKGNMENGMFKGPMWSSITIELNQRTGKNFPSKKVVQKHNRLRLKQRKWSQLLRHTRLGWDEQTQTVTGLDEVWVNVIAGNRQAANLRKQGCPDYDKLQQLFAPSTATGNLQISSNTPPLTSDEERALEEELANANANANANAPTHLDDDCYTPNFESFSQTVEDAEVEEVTQRAGKRPVQDASGKGKKVSNKADRVSDMTVVLKEYTVMTKERYRCKLGRSSGTFDQFAQSSVGGDPCSLGKAIELLNKYEDLNNKAYVKISKALQQKDNRVVFMGMPERRRKTWIKDILNPKED; encoded by the exons ATGGCACATGAATCACAAGAGGCGGATGACAAAATGTGGCCTCCCCATGTAGAACATATTTTCATTGAGATCATGTTGGAGGAACAACTTAAGGGTAACATGGAGAACGGTATGTTCAAGGGTCCTATGTGGTCATCAATTACAATCGAACTTAACCAAAGGACCGGGAAAAACTTTCCCTCTAAGAAAGTTGTTCAGAAGCACAATAGGCTCCGACTCAAACAACGCAAGTGGAGTCAGTTGCTAAGACACACAAGGTTGGGGTGGGACGAGCAAACCCAAACAGTGACTGGTCTTGACGAGGTGTGGGTGAATGTGATTGCG GGCAATCGTCAGGCAGCTAACTTAAGGAAACAGGGATGCCCAGACTATGACAAGCTGCAACAGTTGTTCGCCCCTAGTACTGCGACTGGGAACCTACAGATCTCCTCAAACACTCCTCCCTTAACTAGTGATGAGGAGCGTGCCCTAGAGGAAGAGCTTGCCAATGCCAATGCCAATGCCAATGCAAATGCACCCACCCATCTAGATGATGACTGTTACACCCCTAACTTTGAGAGTTTCTCGCAAACTGTGGAGGATGCTGAGGTTGAAGAGGTAACCCAACGGGCGGGAAAACGTCCTGTGCAAGATGCAAGTGGCAAGGGTAAGAAGGTCTCGAATAAAGCGGATAGGGTAAGTGACATGACTGTGGTCCTAAAGGAGTACACCGTAATGACGAAGGAGAGGTATAGGTGTAAACTCGGTAGGTCTAGCGGTACATTCGACCAATTCGCTCAATCCAGTGTTGGGGGTGATCCTTGTTCACTTGGCAAGGCAATTGAGCTGCTGAATAAGTATGAGGATCTGAATAACAAGGCCTATGTCAAGATCTCAAAGGCTTTGCAACAAAAGGATAATAGGGTGGTGTTTATGGGTATGCCGGAGCGTAGGAGGAAGACTTGGATAAAGGACATTCTAAACCCGAAGGAGGATTGA